A section of the Pseudomonas lini genome encodes:
- the flgA gene encoding flagellar basal body P-ring formation chaperone FlgA, which produces MNTEPTFFRRLTSTCRRLLCVMSAVCLFNAGSPALADAVTLPDMLIGVTQGFLEFTVEDYLATSQTQGRYEIEVNQLDPRLRMPMCDKELTATLESPARPLGRVTVKVRCEGASPWTVFVPAQVRLFRDIVTTTRPLKRTGIIESQDVTLRERDISLINQGFLTSVDQAIGQKLTRPMVADQVITLVHLEQAEVIRKGDQVVITARSGTLSVRMPGEALSNGGMSEQIRVKNLNSQRVIKAQVTAPGQVEVAM; this is translated from the coding sequence ATGAACACAGAACCGACATTTTTCCGACGCCTGACATCAACCTGCCGCAGATTGCTCTGCGTGATGTCGGCCGTTTGCCTGTTCAACGCTGGCAGCCCTGCCCTTGCTGACGCGGTTACCTTGCCTGACATGCTTATCGGCGTCACTCAGGGCTTTCTTGAATTCACCGTAGAAGACTATCTGGCCACGAGTCAAACACAAGGACGCTACGAGATCGAGGTCAACCAGCTCGATCCACGCCTGCGCATGCCCATGTGCGACAAGGAATTGACAGCCACCCTCGAGAGCCCCGCCAGGCCTCTGGGCCGGGTCACGGTCAAGGTTCGCTGCGAGGGCGCCTCCCCCTGGACAGTCTTCGTACCCGCTCAAGTACGGCTGTTTCGCGACATCGTGACCACCACCCGCCCCCTCAAGCGCACAGGGATTATCGAGTCTCAGGACGTGACCCTGCGCGAGCGTGATATCAGCCTGATAAATCAGGGTTTTCTGACCTCCGTGGATCAGGCGATCGGACAGAAACTTACCCGACCAATGGTCGCCGATCAGGTCATTACCCTGGTGCACCTCGAACAGGCGGAAGTCATTCGCAAGGGCGATCAGGTGGTGATTACCGCCCGCAGTGGTACGCTCAGTGTACGTATGCCGGGTGAAGCGCTGTCCAATGGCGGCATGAGCGAACAGATTCGCGTGAAGAACCTTAACTCCCAGCGGGTCATCAAGGCGCAAGTCACCGCGCCCGGCCAGGTGGAAGTAGCTATGTAG
- the flgM gene encoding flagellar biosynthesis anti-sigma factor FlgM, with amino-acid sequence MVIDFSRLNSSSSLTGSTRTSAAKETAEAGQSAPLNTPAEQASTTKSGESVHLSNEAQQLQKVTDKLRDQPALDKARVAELKAAIADGSYKVDSNRVASKLLNFEAQR; translated from the coding sequence ATGGTCATCGATTTCAGTCGTTTAAACAGCTCCTCGTCACTTACGGGCAGTACACGTACCAGCGCTGCGAAGGAAACCGCCGAAGCCGGCCAATCCGCGCCGCTGAATACCCCGGCCGAACAGGCCAGTACCACCAAAAGCGGGGAATCGGTACACCTCAGCAATGAGGCTCAACAGTTGCAGAAGGTCACTGACAAGCTGCGCGATCAGCCTGCACTCGACAAAGCCCGCGTGGCCGAGTTGAAAGCAGCGATTGCCGATGGCAGCTATAAAGTCGACAGCAACCGTGTAGCCAGCAAACTGCTCAACTTCGAAGCCCAGCGCTAG